A window of the Chitinophagales bacterium genome harbors these coding sequences:
- a CDS encoding class I SAM-dependent methyltransferase — MSYNVSQYWEEVAQRIKSREAGNVIAGDDEPYYVYKRKLSQDILRTFDIKDKTILELGFGAGGNLIEFAKMHPAKIYGADRSKTMYDLSSGLMGDIPNLELHLIQNETLPFADRSIDMVFTITVLQHNTDEKSLQKIIHELCRVAKEKVVISERIETPMRGDELCMGRPIAYYQNIFEANGFYLSKVEFLKLQASYYVCGAIRKLLNPRTRREGEPLTSFSLMLQSLTLPFTKILDKIIPSHRDLAYLEFEWKK, encoded by the coding sequence ATGAGTTATAATGTAAGTCAATATTGGGAAGAAGTAGCCCAAAGAATAAAATCGAGAGAAGCTGGAAATGTCATCGCAGGTGATGATGAGCCCTATTATGTATATAAGCGAAAGCTTTCACAGGACATCCTTCGAACCTTTGATATCAAAGACAAAACGATATTAGAACTTGGTTTTGGTGCCGGAGGAAACTTGATAGAATTTGCTAAAATGCATCCTGCAAAAATATATGGTGCAGATCGCTCCAAGACCATGTATGATTTATCTAGTGGTTTGATGGGAGATATCCCTAATTTGGAGCTTCATTTGATTCAAAATGAAACCCTGCCCTTTGCAGATAGATCTATAGATATGGTTTTTACCATAACGGTACTTCAGCATAATACAGATGAAAAATCTCTTCAAAAAATTATTCATGAACTATGTAGAGTAGCTAAAGAAAAAGTTGTTATTTCAGAGCGTATTGAAACACCAATGCGTGGCGATGAACTTTGTATGGGTCGTCCTATAGCTTATTATCAAAATATATTTGAGGCTAATGGCTTCTACCTCAGTAAAGTTGAGTTTTTAAAATTACAAGCGAGCTATTATGTTTGTGGAGCTATACGAAAACTATTGAATCCGCGAACGAGAAGGGAAGGAGAGCCATTGACTTCGTTCTCACTGATGCTGCAATCATTAACACTTCCTTTCACAAAGATTTTAGATAAAATCATACCTTCTCATAGAGACCTAGCCTATCTTGAGTTTGAATGGAAAAAGTAG
- the ssb gene encoding single-stranded DNA-binding protein, translating to MINKVILLGNVGKDPEVKQFDNGSVANFSLATSESYKDKSGERVKRTEWHNITVGTPALVDIVSKYVKKGDLLYLEGKIRTREYEKEGQKRYITEIRVDTIQLMPKGQNSGASSPAGDAIPEQKNAASSPTPDFVSDAVSMDDDLPF from the coding sequence ATGATAAACAAAGTAATATTATTAGGAAACGTGGGCAAAGACCCTGAAGTAAAGCAATTTGATAATGGATCTGTTGCTAATTTTAGCTTGGCTACAAGCGAATCGTACAAAGATAAAAGTGGGGAACGGGTAAAAAGAACGGAATGGCATAATATTACCGTGGGCACTCCCGCACTAGTCGATATTGTGAGCAAATATGTCAAAAAAGGAGATTTACTTTATCTGGAAGGTAAAATTAGAACGCGCGAATATGAAAAAGAAGGGCAAAAAAGATATATCACGGAAATACGCGTAGACACCATACAGCTGATGCCAAAGGGTCAAAATAGTGGTGCAAGCAGTCCTGCAGGAGACGCTATACCTGAGCAAAAAAATGCTGCTAGTTCACCAACACCAGATTTCGTCTCCGATGCAGTAAGTATGGATGATGATTTACCTTTCTAA
- a CDS encoding T9SS type A sorting domain-containing protein, whose translation MKQKLLLSAFFYSSVIALLGQNGTRPDAAKVIIGSEVVRTINVLVNDNAVTSKIYQLDTVYKTSTKNFIVNKVGQNATYQDKDHGSQNDTFYYIAKDINSGLFDTNSVVITKDFQSQDLFPGDANKDNICNNVDVLNIGIAYGINEMPREGKYLTDSWIKVAAYDWTLTNMKSNYRFSDANGDGTVDSLGDIGTIYKNYHQRNGFYNVHYSPLGGESFQIIAPDTVKFDSSKVSFTIKINLGSVTKAIESAYGIAFTVKYDPTHLSANNLNFSASNWFKDNAKTLNFNRINAGEGEIDITIVRKSGVGSVGAGELGVIDIIDMDVLGGIFDRITTSFEITKPVLIDSVYNVLPVTLPAPKPVHVIKKSSSQISNSQKGSGLRYFLQDQRLTMRNENIKPIEVSIFNILGKEISKKIIAPSQTIEADTELWSSGIYFLRTANEAYKISVK comes from the coding sequence ATGAAACAAAAATTACTCTTATCCGCTTTCTTTTATTCCAGTGTTATTGCACTGCTAGGTCAGAATGGCACACGTCCAGACGCAGCTAAGGTTATTATAGGTTCAGAAGTTGTTCGAACTATTAATGTCTTAGTCAATGATAATGCAGTAACAAGTAAAATATATCAATTAGATACAGTTTATAAAACGTCTACTAAAAACTTTATCGTTAATAAAGTAGGACAAAATGCAACATACCAGGATAAAGACCATGGCTCTCAAAATGATACTTTTTATTATATTGCTAAGGATATTAATTCTGGGTTGTTCGATACAAACTCGGTAGTCATTACAAAGGATTTTCAAAGTCAGGATCTTTTTCCAGGAGACGCTAATAAAGATAATATATGCAATAATGTTGATGTGCTAAATATAGGAATAGCCTATGGCATCAATGAGATGCCACGTGAAGGTAAATATTTGACGGATTCTTGGATTAAAGTAGCAGCCTATGATTGGACACTAACCAATATGAAGAGTAATTATCGCTTCTCGGATGCAAATGGTGATGGCACTGTAGATAGTCTGGGAGATATTGGTACTATTTATAAAAACTATCACCAAAGAAATGGATTTTATAATGTACACTATAGTCCTTTAGGTGGCGAGAGTTTTCAAATTATTGCACCAGATACCGTGAAGTTTGATTCTAGCAAAGTTAGTTTCACTATCAAAATAAATCTTGGAAGTGTGACTAAAGCTATTGAAAGTGCATATGGAATTGCATTTACAGTGAAGTATGATCCAACACATTTAAGTGCTAATAATCTTAATTTTAGTGCCAGTAATTGGTTTAAAGATAATGCGAAAACATTGAACTTTAATAGAATCAATGCTGGTGAGGGGGAGATTGACATTACGATAGTGCGAAAATCAGGAGTGGGTAGTGTAGGAGCCGGAGAGCTTGGCGTTATCGATATTATTGATATGGATGTTCTTGGCGGTATTTTCGATAGAATCACTACTAGTTTTGAAATTACCAAACCAGTTTTAATCGATTCAGTCTATAACGTTCTGCCCGTTACTTTGCCTGCGCCGAAGCCTGTGCATGTGATCAAAAAATCGTCTAGTCAAATTAGCAATTCGCAAAAAGGATCAGGTCTCAGGTATTTCCTACAAGATCAAAGATTGACTATGAGAAATGAAAATATAAAACCAATAGAAGTAAGTATTTTCAATATTCTAGGAAAAGAAATATCAAAGAAAATAATAGCACCTAGTCAAACTATAGAGGCAGATACTGAACTATGGTCTTCGGGAATATACTTCCTGAGAACTGCGAATGAAGCTTATAAAATTTCTGTGAAATAG
- a CDS encoding cytochrome-c peroxidase: MTTRRFRVSFFQSKSPSFPFSYLILMFYRVIFFVVIFLIFACNQGSNWYYDLPKHFPRPNYALKLDPDKFELGKQLFFDPIFSKDSTISCASCHRQDFAFSDSRPFSQGVRGQLGKRNAPALQNLMWSKSFFWDGGVGNIDLIPLNPITNVKELDESMPNIVYKINRAKTYSVLAKKMFQSDTLNSYQLLEALTHFQAALISDRSKFDYYIQGKVKLNADEMQGYQIFQTKCGQCHEGHLQSNYSFRNNGIYKPSDTDLGRYEISLIESDKGKFKVPSLRNVELTAPYMHNSTLASLEEVLNHYEKGINFSPSLDSSLKNGISFQVGEKEKIIVFLKTLTDREFLKNEMYKR, translated from the coding sequence ATGACTACTAGGAGATTTCGAGTTTCTTTCTTTCAATCCAAATCTCCTAGTTTTCCTTTCAGTTATTTAATATTAATGTTTTATAGAGTAATATTTTTTGTTGTCATATTTTTAATATTTGCCTGCAATCAAGGTAGTAATTGGTATTATGACCTACCCAAACATTTCCCTAGACCCAACTATGCCCTCAAGCTAGACCCAGATAAATTCGAACTTGGAAAGCAGTTGTTTTTCGACCCTATATTTTCAAAAGACAGTACGATTTCATGCGCTAGTTGCCATAGACAAGATTTCGCATTTTCAGATTCTAGACCATTCAGTCAAGGAGTTCGCGGACAGCTAGGCAAGCGCAATGCCCCTGCCTTGCAAAATTTGATGTGGTCTAAAAGTTTTTTCTGGGATGGAGGCGTAGGAAATATAGATCTCATTCCACTCAATCCTATCACGAATGTTAAAGAATTGGATGAATCTATGCCAAACATAGTTTATAAGATAAACCGTGCTAAAACGTATAGCGTACTTGCCAAAAAAATGTTTCAATCCGATACCCTGAACTCTTATCAACTATTAGAAGCACTTACCCATTTTCAGGCAGCCTTGATTTCTGATAGGAGTAAATTTGATTATTATATACAGGGAAAAGTAAAATTGAATGCAGATGAAATGCAAGGTTATCAAATCTTTCAAACAAAGTGTGGACAATGCCATGAAGGTCATTTACAATCTAATTATAGCTTCCGAAATAATGGTATATATAAACCCAGCGATACCGATCTAGGGCGCTATGAAATATCATTGATTGAGAGCGATAAAGGAAAATTTAAAGTGCCTAGTCTCCGTAATGTAGAGTTGACAGCGCCTTACATGCATAATAGTACGCTAGCAAGCTTGGAAGAAGTTCTAAATCATTATGAAAAGGGTATCAATTTCTCTCCTAGTTTGGACTCTAGCTTGAAAAATGGGATATCCTTTCAGGTAGGGGAAAAAGAAAAAATCATAGTCTTTCTTAAAACCCTCACAGATAGAGAGTTTTTGAAAAATGAAATGTATAAACGATGA
- a CDS encoding US12 family protein: MNQYSEIVSQASQSERADFYKRTYLHVALAVLAFMVVESFLLRFIPGELIAMMFGGSYVWLFIIGLFWLGSFIANKFAFSLSRSAQYFGLGLYILLEAIIFLPMIYFALGFEGAENVVMQATVLTLSMFGGLTALVFMSGYDFSFLRTGIVIGGFVALGLIVVASFYGGLNLGAWFSLAMVVLASASILYQTSQIKDHYTTNQYVGASLQIFASIMLLFWYLLRLLSSRD, translated from the coding sequence ATGAATCAATATTCTGAAATCGTATCACAAGCCTCACAATCTGAGCGAGCAGACTTCTATAAAAGAACCTATTTACACGTAGCATTAGCTGTATTAGCGTTTATGGTCGTAGAGAGTTTTTTACTTCGTTTTATTCCTGGAGAACTCATCGCTATGATGTTTGGCGGTAGTTATGTTTGGCTTTTTATTATTGGATTATTTTGGTTAGGATCTTTTATCGCTAATAAATTTGCCTTCTCATTGAGCAGAAGTGCTCAGTACTTTGGACTAGGATTATATATCCTGCTTGAGGCAATCATTTTTTTACCTATGATTTATTTTGCTTTAGGATTTGAAGGTGCTGAAAATGTAGTAATGCAAGCGACTGTATTGACTCTATCTATGTTTGGAGGTTTGACTGCATTGGTGTTTATGTCAGGCTACGATTTTTCTTTTTTACGCACGGGAATTGTTATCGGTGGTTTTGTAGCATTGGGTTTAATAGTTGTAGCTTCTTTTTATGGTGGATTAAATTTAGGAGCGTGGTTCTCGCTTGCCATGGTTGTTTTGGCATCTGCAAGTATTTTATATCAGACTAGTCAAATTAAAGACCATTATACCACGAATCAGTATGTAGGAGCCTCTTTACAGATATTTGCTTCAATCATGCTACTATTTTGGTATTTGTTGAGGTTACTTTCTTCTAGAGACTAA
- the serS gene encoding serine--tRNA ligase, which translates to MIPIQKIRAHKEDIAVKLKKKHFSQLHLLDEVLRLDDNRKSAQRELDQLLAQSNQFSKHIPILMKEGKKEEAEKLKMESANLKSATQAYSDEMRRLEQDIQDVLAQIPNIPHEKVGYGSSADDNVTVRTGGQIPTLIDGAVPHWELTKKYDIIDFDLGVKLTGAGFPVFKGKGAKLERALIQYFLDKATEAGYLEIIPPLMVNEDSAFATGQLPDKEGQMYQNHDGFYMIPTSEVPVTNIYRDVVIPETDLPIKLTAYSQCFRREAGSYGKDVRGLNRLHQFDKVEIVQLVKPETSYATLENMTSHVENILIELGLPYRILLLCGGDMSFASAFTYDLEVYSAAQEKWLEVSSVSNFEDFQANRLKARFKNTEGKIELCHTLNGSALALPRIVAAILENNQTEKGIQIPKVLVPYTKFEYID; encoded by the coding sequence ATGATTCCTATTCAAAAAATCAGAGCACATAAAGAAGATATCGCTGTTAAACTAAAGAAAAAGCATTTCTCTCAACTCCATTTACTAGACGAGGTCCTTCGGTTAGATGATAACCGTAAATCCGCACAGCGTGAACTGGATCAGCTCCTAGCCCAATCAAATCAGTTTTCTAAACATATTCCAATTCTAATGAAAGAAGGGAAAAAAGAAGAAGCTGAAAAATTAAAAATGGAATCAGCAAATCTCAAATCGGCTACACAGGCATATAGCGATGAAATGCGCAGACTAGAGCAAGATATTCAGGATGTGCTAGCGCAAATACCGAATATTCCGCATGAAAAGGTAGGCTATGGTAGCTCAGCAGATGACAATGTTACAGTTCGAACTGGAGGCCAAATTCCTACTCTGATAGATGGGGCGGTTCCTCATTGGGAACTGACAAAAAAGTATGATATCATCGATTTTGATTTAGGAGTAAAACTAACTGGCGCTGGTTTCCCAGTCTTTAAAGGAAAAGGGGCTAAGTTAGAGCGCGCATTGATTCAGTATTTTCTCGATAAGGCTACCGAAGCAGGATATCTAGAAATTATTCCTCCATTGATGGTCAATGAAGACTCTGCCTTTGCCACTGGGCAATTACCAGATAAAGAAGGGCAGATGTATCAGAATCATGATGGATTCTATATGATACCTACTTCGGAGGTTCCAGTAACCAATATTTATCGCGATGTGGTCATACCAGAAACGGATTTACCTATAAAATTAACGGCTTATTCGCAATGTTTTAGACGCGAAGCAGGTTCTTACGGTAAGGATGTGAGAGGACTCAATCGATTACATCAATTTGATAAGGTAGAAATAGTTCAACTAGTAAAACCCGAAACATCCTATGCAACTCTTGAGAATATGACTTCGCATGTGGAGAATATATTAATAGAATTAGGATTGCCATATCGAATTTTACTACTATGTGGTGGAGATATGAGTTTTGCATCTGCCTTCACATATGATTTAGAAGTGTATTCCGCAGCTCAAGAAAAATGGCTAGAGGTGAGTTCTGTTTCAAATTTTGAAGACTTCCAAGCCAATAGACTTAAAGCGCGATTTAAAAATACTGAAGGTAAAATAGAGCTTTGTCATACGCTGAATGGATCGGCATTGGCATTGCCTAGAATTGTCGCAGCTATTCTCGAAAATAATCAGACCGAAAAGGGAATTCAAATACCTAAAGTTTTAGTTCCTTATACTAAATTTGAATATATAGATTAA